A single window of Leclercia adecarboxylata DNA harbors:
- a CDS encoding amidase — MQPVTESNGYVARFTLGEGDLSFAVKDTLDIAGFPTRAGCPALAANPAAEQHADVVATLLGQGCVLTGKTTLHELAFGVTGINPWGGTPINPRFPDLIPGGSSSGSAAVVAAGEVDFALGTDTGGSVRMPAACCGILGLKPTYGRLSRAGVMPAHSSLDCVGIFARSSSVLRQVLTRLALPVDAPVTTLPAMGFIPTATSDIDALLLNFLAQWDLRPQQVDLPLLGDAHRAGLTLISRENWQAFNPLLSDDRVSADVATRIRAGASIDTDALNGAEDIRRAFTAQVDARLAKTPLLALATLPELPPTLDEAKDPLSVVNLTRLVRPFNLSGHPALTLPAGTLGGRPVALQLIAAKGQEGLLIQAAEWLAERRRR, encoded by the coding sequence ATGCAGCCTGTTACTGAGAGCAATGGTTACGTAGCACGGTTTACCCTCGGCGAGGGCGACCTCAGCTTCGCGGTGAAAGACACCCTCGACATCGCAGGCTTCCCGACCCGCGCCGGCTGTCCGGCACTGGCGGCCAACCCGGCGGCGGAACAGCATGCCGACGTGGTGGCGACCCTGCTCGGACAGGGCTGCGTCCTGACCGGAAAAACCACCCTGCATGAGCTGGCGTTTGGCGTCACCGGGATTAACCCCTGGGGCGGCACGCCTATTAACCCGCGTTTCCCTGACCTGATACCCGGCGGCTCCTCCAGCGGTTCGGCCGCGGTGGTGGCCGCCGGTGAGGTGGATTTCGCCCTCGGCACCGATACCGGCGGCTCGGTGCGGATGCCCGCCGCCTGCTGCGGGATCCTCGGCTTAAAACCCACCTACGGCCGGCTTAGCCGGGCAGGGGTGATGCCCGCTCACAGCTCGCTGGACTGCGTGGGCATCTTTGCCCGCAGCAGCAGCGTCCTGCGCCAGGTGCTGACCCGTCTTGCCCTTCCGGTCGACGCGCCCGTGACCACGCTGCCCGCGATGGGCTTTATCCCGACGGCCACGAGCGACATAGACGCGCTGCTGCTGAATTTCCTCGCGCAGTGGGACCTGCGCCCGCAGCAGGTTGATCTCCCCCTGCTGGGCGATGCTCATCGCGCCGGGCTGACCCTCATCAGCCGCGAAAACTGGCAGGCCTTTAACCCCTTACTGAGCGACGACAGAGTGTCTGCCGACGTGGCAACCCGCATTCGCGCCGGAGCCAGCATTGATACCGACGCCCTGAATGGCGCTGAAGATATCCGCCGGGCATTCACCGCCCAGGTCGATGCCCGGCTTGCGAAAACCCCGCTGCTGGCGCTGGCAACCCTGCCGGAACTGCCCCCGACCCTGGACGAGGCGAAAGACCCGCTTAGCGTGGTCAACCTCACCCGGCTGGTGCGCCCGTTCAACCTCAGCGGCCATCCGGCGCTGACCCTGCCTGCGGGCACGCTTGGTGGCCGTCCGGTGGCGTTGCAGCTGATCGCCGCCAAAGGGCAGGAGGGCCTGCTGATCCAGGCCGCCGAATGGCTGGCTGAACGACGACGCCGCTAA
- a CDS encoding MarR family winged helix-turn-helix transcriptional regulator, giving the protein MSQTTPSSDTGSSFHREEFPFYWIVNVYARYTQVMEITLKKVQLDVSRFRVLMITEQYGKASISQISEYAMTKMPTVTKIVGRLRDDGLVTTASSVQDARVTEVMLTDTGREKVAEAHRLTSKVFEKGFKGMTAAQMEKMNLSLAKVLDNLNEL; this is encoded by the coding sequence ATGAGTCAAACCACACCATCGTCAGACACCGGCTCCTCTTTTCATCGCGAAGAGTTCCCGTTCTACTGGATCGTTAATGTCTATGCGCGCTACACGCAAGTTATGGAAATCACACTGAAAAAGGTGCAGCTCGATGTTTCCCGCTTTCGGGTGCTGATGATTACCGAGCAGTACGGTAAGGCCAGCATCTCGCAGATCTCCGAATATGCGATGACCAAGATGCCGACCGTCACCAAAATTGTCGGTCGCCTGCGTGATGACGGCCTGGTGACCACCGCCAGCAGCGTGCAGGACGCCAGGGTGACCGAGGTGATGCTCACCGATACCGGACGTGAAAAAGTGGCCGAGGCGCACCGCCTTACCAGCAAGGTTTTTGAGAAGGGTTTTAAAGGGATGACCGCCGCCCAGATGGAAAAAATGAACCTCTCGCTGGCGAAGGTACTCGATAACCTGAACGAGCTTTGA
- the hpaX gene encoding 4-hydroxyphenylacetate permease, with amino-acid sequence MNESPSLEQTRADVLAPPSPADVTLDPRQQRVIKKLFRRLITFLFILFVFSYLDRINIGFAGLTMGKDLGLTSTMFGLATTLFYVMYVICGIPSNVMLSIVGARRWIAILMVVWGIASTATMFATGPGSLYVLRMLVGIAEAGFLPGLLLYLTFWFPAHYRARANALFMIAMPVTMALGSLASGYILNLDGVMNLKGWQWLFLLEGFPSVILGFVVWFWLDDSPDKARWLTQDDKACLKEMLEADRLNAESTQQRERAALAPKQGSLMRELFTPTIMLYTLAYFCLTNTLSALSVWTPLILRSISEESSNVTIGILSAIPQVCTIVAMVWWSKRSDKRNERKVHTLLPYLFAAAGWILTATSSDPMLQFTGIVMASSGAFAAMVIFWTTPDRSISLRARALGIAVINATGMTGAALGPLLMGWMKDVTGNFNAGIFMVAGFLVLGAVVISLIPMKNTAQQ; translated from the coding sequence ATGAACGAGAGTCCATCGCTGGAACAGACACGCGCTGACGTGCTGGCTCCACCTTCGCCTGCTGACGTCACGCTCGATCCGCGTCAACAGCGGGTGATCAAAAAGTTATTCCGCAGGCTAATCACTTTTTTGTTCATCCTGTTCGTCTTCTCATATCTGGATCGCATCAACATCGGCTTTGCCGGGCTAACGATGGGCAAAGATCTGGGCCTCACCAGCACCATGTTTGGCCTGGCGACCACCCTGTTTTACGTGATGTATGTTATCTGCGGGATCCCCAGCAACGTGATGCTGAGTATCGTGGGCGCCCGGCGCTGGATCGCCATTCTGATGGTGGTCTGGGGGATTGCATCAACCGCCACCATGTTCGCCACCGGCCCTGGTAGCCTGTATGTGCTGCGCATGCTGGTGGGGATCGCCGAAGCCGGCTTCCTGCCGGGCCTGCTGCTCTATTTAACCTTCTGGTTCCCGGCGCACTACCGCGCCCGCGCTAACGCCCTGTTTATGATTGCCATGCCGGTGACCATGGCGCTGGGCTCGCTGGCCTCGGGGTACATTCTGAACCTCGATGGGGTGATGAACCTGAAGGGCTGGCAGTGGCTGTTCCTGCTGGAAGGCTTCCCGTCAGTGATTCTGGGCTTCGTGGTCTGGTTCTGGCTGGACGACAGCCCGGACAAAGCCCGCTGGCTGACCCAGGATGACAAGGCCTGCCTGAAGGAGATGCTGGAGGCGGATCGCCTGAATGCTGAGAGCACCCAGCAGCGGGAGCGGGCCGCGCTGGCGCCGAAACAGGGCAGCCTGATGCGGGAGCTGTTCACCCCGACCATCATGCTCTACACCCTCGCCTACTTCTGCCTGACCAACACCCTGAGCGCCCTCAGCGTCTGGACGCCGCTGATCCTGCGCAGCATCAGCGAGGAGAGCAGCAACGTGACCATCGGGATCCTGAGCGCCATCCCGCAGGTCTGTACCATAGTGGCGATGGTCTGGTGGAGTAAACGTTCCGATAAGCGCAACGAGCGTAAAGTTCACACCCTGCTGCCGTACCTGTTTGCCGCCGCAGGCTGGATCCTGACCGCCACCAGCAGCGATCCGATGTTGCAGTTCACCGGGATCGTGATGGCTTCATCCGGTGCCTTTGCGGCGATGGTGATCTTCTGGACCACGCCGGACCGTTCTATTTCGCTGCGCGCCCGTGCCCTGGGGATTGCGGTGATCAACGCCACCGGGATGACCGGCGCCGCGCTGGGGCCGCTGCTGATGGGCTGGATGAAGGATGTCACCGGCAACTTCAACGCCGGGATCTTTATGGTGGCTGGTTTCCTGGTGCTGGGCGCGGTGGTGATTTCGTTGATTCCAATGAAAAATACCGCGCAGCAGTAG
- a CDS encoding MFS transporter, with protein sequence MHSSIAANDTSAPARPAWRAVWSLGLGVFGLIVAEFLPASLLTPMAASLGVSEGVAGQSVTATALVALVTGLLITSATKSIDRRWVLMFFSVLQIISSLMVAFAPTLHVLLMGRLLLGVAIGGFWAMSTATAMRLVPASDVPKALAIIFSGVSIATVVAAPLGSYLGSLIGWRNVFILCVVPSALALLWQLWVLPSMRPENSGSLSTLWRVLRRPGMIGGLLATILIFSGHFAFFTYLRPFLETVGQASVETISLILLGFGVANFVGTSIAGHLLARNLRLTLALVPFAMGILALLMVAFGHLALVDGLLVSLWGFAFGLVPVGWSTWLATTVTDEAESAGGLMVAAIQLAIGAGAAGGGAVFDLNGASGVFTASGVLLVAAMVMVFAGVRVKPVAAE encoded by the coding sequence ATGCATTCATCCATCGCCGCAAATGATACCAGCGCCCCGGCCAGACCCGCCTGGCGCGCGGTCTGGTCGCTGGGGCTGGGGGTATTCGGCCTGATTGTCGCCGAGTTTCTGCCTGCCAGCCTGTTGACGCCCATGGCTGCCAGTCTCGGCGTCAGCGAAGGGGTGGCCGGGCAGTCAGTGACCGCCACCGCGCTGGTGGCGCTGGTCACCGGCCTGCTGATCACCTCCGCCACCAAAAGCATCGACCGCCGCTGGGTGCTGATGTTCTTCTCGGTCCTGCAAATTATCTCCAGCCTGATGGTCGCCTTCGCGCCGACGCTGCACGTCCTGCTGATGGGCCGCTTGCTGCTCGGCGTGGCGATTGGCGGCTTCTGGGCAATGTCCACCGCCACCGCGATGCGCCTCGTGCCCGCCAGCGACGTGCCAAAGGCGCTGGCCATTATCTTCTCCGGGGTGTCGATTGCCACCGTGGTGGCCGCGCCGCTGGGTAGCTATCTCGGCAGCCTGATCGGCTGGCGTAACGTCTTTATCCTCTGCGTGGTGCCCAGCGCGCTGGCCCTGCTGTGGCAGCTGTGGGTACTGCCGTCGATGCGCCCGGAGAACAGCGGTAGCCTCAGCACGCTGTGGCGGGTTCTGCGTCGTCCGGGGATGATCGGTGGCCTGCTGGCGACTATTCTGATCTTCAGCGGCCATTTCGCCTTCTTTACCTATTTGCGTCCGTTCCTCGAGACGGTGGGGCAGGCGAGCGTGGAAACCATTTCCCTGATCCTGCTTGGCTTTGGCGTGGCAAACTTCGTCGGCACCTCTATTGCCGGGCATCTGCTGGCGCGCAACCTGCGCCTTACCCTGGCGCTGGTGCCGTTCGCGATGGGGATCCTGGCGTTGCTGATGGTGGCCTTTGGGCATCTGGCGCTGGTCGACGGCCTGCTGGTGAGCCTGTGGGGCTTCGCCTTCGGTCTGGTACCGGTGGGCTGGTCAACCTGGCTGGCGACCACCGTCACTGACGAGGCCGAAAGCGCGGGCGGACTCATGGTCGCCGCGATCCAGCTGGCGATCGGCGCCGGTGCGGCAGGGGGCGGGGCGGTGTTCGATCTCAACGGGGCCAGCGGGGTATTTACCGCCAGCGGCGTGCTGCTGGTCGCAGCGATGGTGATGGTGTTTGCCGGGGTACGGGTGAAACCGGTCGCGGCGGAGTAA